The sequence below is a genomic window from bacterium 336/3.
CTATTTCTATGACTTGAATGTTAAAGCAAACTATGAAATAAGTCCTAAAGATAGACTTTTTGTAAGTGGTTATTTTGGACGAGATGTATTTCAGTTTGCAGGTACAGGAGGTAATTTTAATTTTGATTTTGACTGGGGAAATACCACGGCCACAGCTCGTTGGAATCATGTGTTCAATCCTAAACTATTTTTAAATACAACACTCATTTATTCTGATTATCAGTATAAAATTAGAAATAGATTCAGTTCTTTTATTTTTAATATTGGCTCTGCTGTCAAAGATTATAGTTTTAAAACAGATTTTGATTACTTACATAGTGAAAAACATCATATTCGTTTTGGCTCACAACTCACTCACCATAAATTTGATGTAGCTCGTATCCGATTTGCAAGTGATGATAATCGTGTAAATTTCAATTCTGGTAATGGTTTTGAAGGTACGGAAATGGGTGTGTATGCCAATGATGATATTAAAATTGATGAGCAATGGCGTCTAAACGTAGGTCTCAGAGGTTCAGGATTTTTGGGTAGAAACAAATTTTATACAGGTTTAGAGCCAAGAACAGCTGTTCGATACAAACTCAATGAAAGAACATCTTTGAAGACTAGTTTTTCACAAATGTATCAATATGTACATTTACTTTCTAACTCAGGTGCTACACTACCTACGGATATTTGGTATCCTTCTAATGATGTAGTGCGTCCACAACGCTCAAGACAAGTGGCAGCAGGGATAAGCCATTTATTAAAAGAAAATACGTTTTTATTTACAGCTGAGGCTTATTACAAAACCATGAAAAATCAAATTGATTTTAAAGATGGTGCTCAGTTGTTTGCAAATGATAATCTGGATGCAGAATTTGTATTTGGAAAAGGTTGGAGTTATGGTGTTGAGTTATATATAGAAAAAAAAGCTGGCAAACTAACTGGTTGGGTTGGTTATACACTTTCTTGGACGAAACGTCAATTTGCAGATTCTTCCAATGGCAACGGACCTATCAATTTCGGAAAAGCATTTTATCCTCGTTATGATAGAAGACACGATATTTCTTTGGTACTCATGTATCAACTCAACGACAAATGGACTTTTGCATTCAATTGGGTATTAGGTAATAATAGCTGGGTAACACTCCAACAAGGCAGATTCGGAGTACAAGGTGTCAATGGTTCGGATTTTACTTTAGGAAACGATTTTGGCTTGAGAAATAATTATCAGATGCCTTCTTATCACAGAGCAGACTTCAATATTATTCGCAAATTTAAACCTCGTTGGGGTGAATCTGATTTGACATTCAGTGTTTATAATGTGTATAGTCGTAGAAATGCGTTTATTATTTATTATGAACCTGTCACTGAAGGTGCAGACATCAATTTTACGACTAATTACAGAGCTAGACAATTGGCTTTGTTTCCAATTATTCCAACTCTTACCTACAATTTTAGATTTTAAACTATGAAACGTATATCATTTTTATTTGTAAGCATATTGCTTGTTTTTCTTATGGTAAGTTGTGGTTTAGAAAGAGATATAGACCTCAATTTGCCCAAATATGATAAAAAATTAGTAGTAGAGTGTTATTTGGAGCGTGGTAAACCAATCAGATTGCTTCTTACTGAATCTCAAGAGTTTTTGAGTTCAAGTATATTGCCTCCAGATGTTCCCAACGCTACTGTAAAAATTACCAATGGTAATAAGGTTTATAATATTCCTTATAGACCAGAAGCTGATTCTGCTTTTGGAAAAGTTTATAATTATACAACAGATGAAATCATTCCTACAGAGCCACAAGGAGAGTTTTTCTTAGAAATAAGAGATTCTAAAGGGCGAAAAATTACGGGAAAAACAAGTTTCTTGGAAAAACTTCCTATCAATGAAATTACATGGGAATTTGAAGACAAAGACAAAGAAATTAAAGAAGATTCTGCTGAGGCTCTCGTACTGATGCGTCATCCTATATCACCTTCTGGAGATTTTTATCGTTTTATTATCAATAAAAAGGAAAAAGAAAATTTCAGCAACCAACTGGATTTTATTTATAGAGGCATTACAGCAACCAATGGCGAAATCAGTATTGGTACAGCGTATCGCTTCAAAAATAACGACTCTCTCCAAATTCTATTTTTCCATATCGAAAAGCAATTCTATAACTATATCAGAAGTGTAGAAGATGCCCGAGATGCAGCAGGCAACCCATTCGCTCAACCAGCTCCTATTCTTTCAGGTGTAGAGGGTGGGATAGGAATTTTCACAACTTTACAATCTGATGAAAAATATATAGTGGTTACAAAGTAACTACTAACTCCTTAAAATACTCTACACTTTTCAGCAAACGGCTGCCATACCACGAAAACATTTCCCCATCTACCAACACAATTTTGGAATTGGGGAAAATACTTTGTAATTCTTTGATGCGTTTTTCTTTAAAAGGGTAAGGCTCAGAGGATAAAAATATATATTGAGGGTTCTTTTCTTGAAGCTGTTCCAGTGTAATTTCAGGATAACGTTCTAAATCATTAAATACATTCTGAAAGCCTATTTTCTGTAAAATATGGTCTATAAAGGTATTGGTAGTAGCTATCATCCAAGGCTTCCGCCAAATAAAATAAGCTACTTTTGGGCTGTTTTGTACCAAAGGTAGTTCTTGAAACATAACGGCTATATTTTGAGCCATTTCATTGGCTTTTGTTTGAATATCAAGCACTTTGCCCAATATTCGAATCATGCTCAAAGAGTCTTCCAATGTATAAATATCACTCATCCAAACAGGATACTTTTTTGCCAAAGATTCTATACCTTCCTGATAGTTTTCTTCTTTATTACCAATAATTAAATCAGGTTTTAAAGTTTCAATTATTTCAAAATCAAATTTTTTTGTACCTCCAATTTTAGGAATAAGTTTTACGTCATCTTTTGGGTGAATACAAAACTTCGTTATACCAACAACTTTGGTTTTTAAACTTAAATCGAATAACAATTCTGTTTGTGAAGGGACTAAAGATACAATACGTTGAGGAGTATGAGGCAAAATTACTTCTCTGCCCATTTGGTCAGTAAAAACCATATCTTATTCACTAAAAAACCATTGACCAATCTGAAGCATATCCATGACTACCATAGTAGGGTCTCCATTGGGGCTATAATTGGGATTAGATGAAGAAAAAAGTTGAGCCAAAAGTGTTTGAATTTCTTGAATAGAAAGCCTTGTTCCATAACGCATCGCTGAGCGAGATGCCATCAGTCGAGCAATTTTTTCGTGGCTATGGTTTTTAAGCTCTGAAGTGGAGTTTTTGAGTTGCTCCAAAAAGTTTTCTAAAACTTCTTTTTCTTGTTCATGAGGCATTCCTGAAGGAGAGCCTTTAAGCAAAATACTATTATCCAAAATATCAAATACAAACCCCAAGTTTCTAATTTCAGTTTCTACTTCAGCAAGCAGAGCAAAATCTGCTGGGCTAAACTCTATTTTTACAGGAAACAATAATTGTTGTGAAACTCGTCCATTTCCATGATTTTGCAATAGGTTTAAATATTTATCATACAAAATTCTTTGATGAGCTAAATGTTGGTCTATAATCATCAAACCAGCTTTTACTTGTGTTACGATATAGCGTTGATGAAGTTGGAACGTTTTACCTTCAATACTTTCAGGTTCGTTTTTAGAAATATTTTGAGGTGTTTCTTCTTGAAACAAATGGTTAGATTCTTTCTCAAAGGAAGAAACCGTTTTATTTTGTAAACCTGAAAATATAGTTTCCCAATTGTTTAAATTAGAGCGTTCTCGTGGTGTTTTCTGATAACCTGTATAATTATTTTCTTGAGAAGGCTCAAAGTTTGTTTTGGGTGTAAAAGTAAAAGAATTATATTTCTCCGAAGCAATATCTTCTATTTTAAAATCAAAACTTTTGGATTCAAAATCTAACCCCATGTGATGCGAACCCAAAGCCTTTCTTACAGAAGCATTTACAATAGCATACACACTTTTTTCATCATCAAATTTAATTTCTGTTTTTGTTGGATGCACATTGATATCAATGTGCTGAGGTTCTATTTCCAAAAATATTACATAAAATGGAAAACCATCTTTAGGCAAAACTTCTTGGAAGGCTGTCATGATGGCATGATGCAAATAACCATGTTTGATATAACGATTATTGACAAAGAAAAACTGTTCGCCTCGTGTTTTTTTAGCTGCTTCAGGTTTGCCAATATAGCCTTTTACCTTCACAAGTGGAATCTCTTCTTGACAAGGAATAAGCCATTCTCTATAATTTTTTCCAAAAATATTAATAATTCTTTGGGCTAATTTGCCTTTTGGTAGGTTGTATATTTCTGTTTCGTTATGAAATAAGCTAAAACTTACCTCTGGAAAAGCCAATGCAACCCTTTGAAACTCATCTAAAATGTGTTTCATTTCAATAGGATTGGACTTTAAGAAGTTTCTGCGAGCAGGAACATTAAAAAATAAATTTTTAACAGCAATAGAAGTTCCTTTAGGGCAGGCAATTTTTTCGTTAGATTTTAACTCTGAAGCTTCAATACGAATCTGAATACCTAAGTTATCAACATTTCGGCGTGTCTTTAGCTCAATCTGAGCAACAGCTGCAATAGAAGCAAGAGCTTCACCACGAAAGCCCATGGTCATAATTTTAAATAAATCTTCTTGCTCTTTAATTTTAGAAGTAGCATGACGCTCAAAACTCATCCTTGCATCCGTTTCGGACATTCCTGTCCCATCATCAACTACTTGGATAAGCGTTTTTCCTGAATCTTTTACAATAAGTTGTATGTGGGTAGCCTGAGCATCAATAGCATTTTCAAGCAATTCTTTTACCACAGAAGCAGGGCGTTGCACCACTTCGCCAGCAGCAATCTGGTTTGCCAAGGAATCAGGTAAAAGTCTTATTACATCTATCATAAAGAAGTATAGAGATATTAGTAATGAGTATTAGGTAATTAAAAAGAGTTGTATGGATATACTTAGATAATCTATGAAATTCATGAAGAGTCAAACTTGTTCAATGCTTCATGAAACACTATTCATGACTATTTAATTAACTTTTTTCAAAGGGGAATCGTTCTCTTTAGCCAAACTATTGAACACCAATTTATCAATAACTTTCTTAGGAAGCCATTTGTTCAAAAATACAGTAAGCTTTCCTTGTCCTGTAAGCACCAATTCGGGTTTACGTTTTTTTACAGCGTGTAAAATATGTTTTGCGACTTCTTCTGCACTCATCATTTTTTGTTCATCTCTTGGAGATTCACCTTGTGATGTTCCATCTTTGGAAAGAGCTGTATTTCTAATATTAGAAGAGGTAAAACCAGGAGCGGCTGTAAGTACATGAACACCTTTAGGAATCATTTCTGTACGTAAAGCTTCTAAAAAACCATTCATAGCAAATTTTGAAGCAGAGTAACCACTTCTTGCAGGTAAACCACGATAGCCTGCAATTGAAGAAATCCCTACAATAGAGCCTTTGGTAGCAATAATATGAGGGAGAGCAAATTTAGTAGCATAGACTGTTCCAAAAAAGTTTGTTTCCATCAGTTGTCTAATTACAGAAATTTCACATTCTTCAAAAAGAGCTCGCATAGAAATCCCTGCATTATTGATAAGAACATCAATTCTTCCAAAATTGCGAACAGTATCTGAAATTAGATTAGCATTATCAGCTTCAATATCAGAATTTGCAATAATACCCAAACACTCAATACCTTTTTCAGTCAGATATTTAATGGTCTCTTGTAAAGGTTTTTCTTTTCTTCCTGTAATAACTATTTTAGCTCCTTCTAATCCAAATATTTCTGCACATGCTTTGCCTATTCCCGAAGAGCCACCAGTAATAACTACAACTTTATTTTTCATTATTTTTAATAGTTGAAGGGTGTAAATATTTACAAATATACATAAAAAATAAATTATTTCTCTGAAAAAACAACATTATAATCATAGTTACGTATAGGAACTATTGTTTACTAAAATTTAAAATGATGTACAAAAAAAGCTTAATAACAATTGTTTTTACACTTTTTTCATGGAATGCTTTTGCTCAAGATATGAGCTTGGGTTTGCGATTTGGAGACCCTTTGGCTGTTTCTTTCAAAAAATATTTGAAAGGAGGTAGAAATGCTTTTGAACTGAATGTAGGGAGTTATGGATATATGTATGGCTATGGAAGATATAATAATGGAAGGTATAATGGTAGATATAGATATTATGGAGATTATTATTATAAACAAGGTGGTATAGTAATTATGGGGGATTATCTATGGCAGAAACCTTTTTCTAAAACAAAAGAGCTATCTTGGTATGTTGGATTAGGGGGACAGTTGCGAACATTAAGCTATTTGAAAGATAAAGATAAAGATGGCTTTTATGATGATGATGTTTCAGGCATTGGCATAGGACCTGATGGAGTATTGGGAATAGAATGGATACCCAACGATATTCCAGAAATAGCAGTATTTTTGGATACAAGAATTTATTTAGAAATTATTCCACAACCTTGGGTTATCCCACAAGTAGGAGTAGGCGTTCGTTATAATTTTAAATAACAAAGAAGGCAGGTAATTTACCTGCCTTCTTTGTTATTTTAGGATATTTCTTGAAATTACTAATTTCTGAATTTCGGTAGTACCTTCACCAATGGTACAAAGTTTAGAATCTCTGTAAAATTTCTCCACAGGGAAATCTTTAGTATAACCATAACCACCAAAAATCTGTACAGCTTCATTAGCTATTTTTACACAGGCTTCAGAAGCATAATATTTTGCCATAGCAGAGGCTTGTGTAACAGGTAAACCTTTGTCTTTTAACTCCGCAGAGTGAAAAATCAAAAGTCTAGAAGCTTCTATTTCAGTTGCCATTTCAGCTAATTTAAAAGCAATAGACTGAAATTTAGAAATAGATTGCCCAAATTGTTCACG
It includes:
- a CDS encoding TonB-dependent receptor → MKLFFSTILFIISFFQLQAQQKYTISGYVKDIANGEDLIGASVWESKTKVGTTTNSYGYFAIEVPATTDTLILRASYSGFLDYSKKIVLDKNLQINIMMSVDKGQEQIEGIEVIDEDKFKDAVEKTQMSVDKLEYREIKTIPVIFGETDLIKVLQLKPGVKSGSEASAGLYVRGGGPDQNLVLLDEATVYNASHLFGFFSIFNSDAIKNVELYKGDFPAQYGGRLSSVLDIKMKEGNKNKFSGAGGIGLIASRLTLEGPIQKGKSSFIVSGRRTYFDLITRQINKANEGKKDYNPIPDYYFYDLNVKANYEISPKDRLFVSGYFGRDVFQFAGTGGNFNFDFDWGNTTATARWNHVFNPKLFLNTTLIYSDYQYKIRNRFSSFIFNIGSAVKDYSFKTDFDYLHSEKHHIRFGSQLTHHKFDVARIRFASDDNRVNFNSGNGFEGTEMGVYANDDIKIDEQWRLNVGLRGSGFLGRNKFYTGLEPRTAVRYKLNERTSLKTSFSQMYQYVHLLSNSGATLPTDIWYPSNDVVRPQRSRQVAAGISHLLKENTFLFTAEAYYKTMKNQIDFKDGAQLFANDNLDAEFVFGKGWSYGVELYIEKKAGKLTGWVGYTLSWTKRQFADSSNGNGPINFGKAFYPRYDRRHDISLVLMYQLNDKWTFAFNWVLGNNSWVTLQQGRFGVQGVNGSDFTLGNDFGLRNNYQMPSYHRADFNIIRKFKPRWGESDLTFSVYNVYSRRNAFIIYYEPVTEGADINFTTNYRARQLALFPIIPTLTYNFRF
- a CDS encoding iron ABC transporter, encoding MVFTDQMGREVILPHTPQRIVSLVPSQTELLFDLSLKTKVVGITKFCIHPKDDVKLIPKIGGTKKFDFEIIETLKPDLIIGNKEENYQEGIESLAKKYPVWMSDIYTLEDSLSMIRILGKVLDIQTKANEMAQNIAVMFQELPLVQNSPKVAYFIWRKPWMIATTNTFIDHILQKIGFQNVFNDLERYPEITLEQLQEKNPQYIFLSSEPYPFKEKRIKELQSIFPNSKIVLVDGEMFSWYGSRLLKSVEYFKELVVTL
- a CDS encoding DNA mismatch repair protein MutL; its protein translation is MIDVIRLLPDSLANQIAAGEVVQRPASVVKELLENAIDAQATHIQLIVKDSGKTLIQVVDDGTGMSETDARMSFERHATSKIKEQEDLFKIMTMGFRGEALASIAAVAQIELKTRRNVDNLGIQIRIEASELKSNEKIACPKGTSIAVKNLFFNVPARRNFLKSNPIEMKHILDEFQRVALAFPEVSFSLFHNETEIYNLPKGKLAQRIINIFGKNYREWLIPCQEEIPLVKVKGYIGKPEAAKKTRGEQFFFVNNRYIKHGYLHHAIMTAFQEVLPKDGFPFYVIFLEIEPQHIDINVHPTKTEIKFDDEKSVYAIVNASVRKALGSHHMGLDFESKSFDFKIEDIASEKYNSFTFTPKTNFEPSQENNYTGYQKTPRERSNLNNWETIFSGLQNKTVSSFEKESNHLFQEETPQNISKNEPESIEGKTFQLHQRYIVTQVKAGLMIIDQHLAHQRILYDKYLNLLQNHGNGRVSQQLLFPVKIEFSPADFALLAEVETEIRNLGFVFDILDNSILLKGSPSGMPHEQEKEVLENFLEQLKNSTSELKNHSHEKIARLMASRSAMRYGTRLSIQEIQTLLAQLFSSSNPNYSPNGDPTMVVMDMLQIGQWFFSE
- a CDS encoding short-chain dehydrogenase, with amino-acid sequence MKNKVVVITGGSSGIGKACAEIFGLEGAKIVITGRKEKPLQETIKYLTEKGIECLGIIANSDIEADNANLISDTVRNFGRIDVLINNAGISMRALFEECEISVIRQLMETNFFGTVYATKFALPHIIATKGSIVGISSIAGYRGLPARSGYSASKFAMNGFLEALRTEMIPKGVHVLTAAPGFTSSNIRNTALSKDGTSQGESPRDEQKMMSAEEVAKHILHAVKKRKPELVLTGQGKLTVFLNKWLPKKVIDKLVFNSLAKENDSPLKKVN